A window of Castor canadensis chromosome 10, mCasCan1.hap1v2, whole genome shotgun sequence contains these coding sequences:
- the Mitf gene encoding microphthalmia-associated transcription factor isoform X13, which produces MLEMLEYNHCQVQTHLENPTKYHIQQAQRQQVKQYLSTTLANKHANQVLSLPCPNQPGDHVMPPVPGSSAPNSPMAMLTLNSNCEKEGFYKFEEQNRAESECPSLNAHSRASCMQMDDVIDDIISLESSYNEEILGLMDPALQMANTLPVSGNLIDLYSNQGLPPPGLTISNSCPANLPNIKRELTACIFPTESEARALAKERQKKDNHNLIERRRRFNINDRIKELGTLIPKSNDPDMRWNKGTILKASVDYIRKLQREQQRAKELENRQKKLEHANRHLLLRIQELEMQARAHGLSLLPSTGLCSPDLVTRIIKQEPVLENCSQDLLQHHAELTCTTTLDLTDGTITFTNNLGSGPESNPTYNVPTKMGSKLEDILMDDTLSPVGMTDPLLSSVSPGASKTSSRRSSVSMEETEHAC; this is translated from the exons GTGCAGACCCACCTGGAAAACCCCACCAAGTACCACATACAGCAAGCCCAAAGGCAGCAGGTAAAGCAGTACCTTTCTACCACTTTAGCAAATAAACATGCCAACCAAGTCCTGAGCTTGCCATGTCCAAACCAGCCTGGCGACCATGTCATGCCACCAGTGCCCGGGAGCAGCGCACCCAACAGCCCCATGGCCATGCTCACACTTAACTCCAACTGTGAAAAAGAG GGATTTTATAAGTTTGAAGAGCAAAACAGGGCGGAGAGCGAGTGCCCAAGCCTGAATGCTCATTCCCGAGCATCGTGTATGCAG ATGGATGATGTAATTGATGACATCATTAGCCTGGAATCAAGTTATAATGAAGAAATCCTGGGCCTGATGGATCCTGCCTTGCAAATGGCAAATACG TTACCTGTCTCTGGAAACTTGATAGACCTGTACAGCAACCAAGGCCTGCCGCCCCCAGGCCTCACCATCAGCAACTCCTGTCCTGCCAACCTTCCCAACATAAAAAGAGAGCTCACAG CGTGTATTTTTCCCACAGAGTCTGAAGCAAGAGCATTGGCTAAAGAGAGGCAAAAAAAGGACAATCACAATTTGA TTGAACGAAGAAGAAGATTTAACATAAATGACCGCATTAAAGAACTAGGTACTCTGATCCCCAAGTCAAATGACCC GGACATGCGCTGGAACAAGGGAACCATTTTAAAGGCATCTGTGGACTATATCCGAAAGCTACAGCGAGAACAGCAACGTGCAAAAGAACTTGAAAACCGCCAGAAAAAGCTGGAGCACGCCAACCGGCATTTGTTGCTCAGAATACAG GAGCTTGAGATGCAGGCTCGAGCTCATGGACTTTCCCTTCTCCCATCCACGGGTCTCTGCTCTCCGGATTTGGTGACTCGGATCATCAAGCAAGAGCCTGTTCTTGAGAACTGCAGTCAAGACCTGCTGCAGCACCATGCAGAGCTGACTTGTACGACTACCCTTGATCTCACAGATGGTACCATCACCTTCACCAACAACCTCGGGTCTGGGCCTGAGAGCAACCCAACCTATAACGTGCCCACAAAGATGGGATCCAAACTGGAAGACATCCTGATGGACGATACACTCTCCCCTGTTGGCATGACTGACCCACTCCtatcctcagtttccccaggagCTTCCAAAACAAGCAGCCGGAGGAGCAGTGTGAGCATGGAAGAAACTGAGCATGCATGTTAG
- the Mitf gene encoding microphthalmia-associated transcription factor isoform X14 encodes MLEMLEYNHCQVQTHLENPTKYHIQQAQRQQVKQYLSTTLANKHANQVLSLPCPNQPGDHVMPPVPGSSAPNSPMAMLTLNSNCEKEGFYKFEEQNRAESECPSLNAHSRASCMQMDDVIDDIISLESSYNEEILGLMDPALQMANTLPVSGNLIDLYSNQGLPPPGLTISNSCPANLPNIKRELTESEARALAKERQKKDNHNLIERRRRFNINDRIKELGTLIPKSNDPDMRWNKGTILKASVDYIRKLQREQQRAKELENRQKKLEHANRHLLLRIQELEMQARAHGLSLLPSTGLCSPDLVTRIIKQEPVLENCSQDLLQHHAELTCTTTLDLTDGTITFTNNLGSGPESNPTYNVPTKMGSKLEDILMDDTLSPVGMTDPLLSSVSPGASKTSSRRSSVSMEETEHAC; translated from the exons GTGCAGACCCACCTGGAAAACCCCACCAAGTACCACATACAGCAAGCCCAAAGGCAGCAGGTAAAGCAGTACCTTTCTACCACTTTAGCAAATAAACATGCCAACCAAGTCCTGAGCTTGCCATGTCCAAACCAGCCTGGCGACCATGTCATGCCACCAGTGCCCGGGAGCAGCGCACCCAACAGCCCCATGGCCATGCTCACACTTAACTCCAACTGTGAAAAAGAG GGATTTTATAAGTTTGAAGAGCAAAACAGGGCGGAGAGCGAGTGCCCAAGCCTGAATGCTCATTCCCGAGCATCGTGTATGCAG ATGGATGATGTAATTGATGACATCATTAGCCTGGAATCAAGTTATAATGAAGAAATCCTGGGCCTGATGGATCCTGCCTTGCAAATGGCAAATACG TTACCTGTCTCTGGAAACTTGATAGACCTGTACAGCAACCAAGGCCTGCCGCCCCCAGGCCTCACCATCAGCAACTCCTGTCCTGCCAACCTTCCCAACATAAAAAGAGAGCTCACAG AGTCTGAAGCAAGAGCATTGGCTAAAGAGAGGCAAAAAAAGGACAATCACAATTTGA TTGAACGAAGAAGAAGATTTAACATAAATGACCGCATTAAAGAACTAGGTACTCTGATCCCCAAGTCAAATGACCC GGACATGCGCTGGAACAAGGGAACCATTTTAAAGGCATCTGTGGACTATATCCGAAAGCTACAGCGAGAACAGCAACGTGCAAAAGAACTTGAAAACCGCCAGAAAAAGCTGGAGCACGCCAACCGGCATTTGTTGCTCAGAATACAG GAGCTTGAGATGCAGGCTCGAGCTCATGGACTTTCCCTTCTCCCATCCACGGGTCTCTGCTCTCCGGATTTGGTGACTCGGATCATCAAGCAAGAGCCTGTTCTTGAGAACTGCAGTCAAGACCTGCTGCAGCACCATGCAGAGCTGACTTGTACGACTACCCTTGATCTCACAGATGGTACCATCACCTTCACCAACAACCTCGGGTCTGGGCCTGAGAGCAACCCAACCTATAACGTGCCCACAAAGATGGGATCCAAACTGGAAGACATCCTGATGGACGATACACTCTCCCCTGTTGGCATGACTGACCCACTCCtatcctcagtttccccaggagCTTCCAAAACAAGCAGCCGGAGGAGCAGTGTGAGCATGGAAGAAACTGAGCATGCATGTTAG
- the Mitf gene encoding microphthalmia-associated transcription factor isoform X15: MLEMLEYNHCQVQTHLENPTKYHIQQAQRQQGFYKFEEQNRAESECPSLNAHSRASCMQMDDVIDDIISLESSYNEEILGLMDPALQMANTLPVSGNLIDLYSNQGLPPPGLTISNSCPANLPNIKRELTESEARALAKERQKKDNHNLIERRRRFNINDRIKELGTLIPKSNDPDMRWNKGTILKASVDYIRKLQREQQRAKELENRQKKLEHANRHLLLRIQELEMQARAHGLSLLPSTGLCSPDLVTRIIKQEPVLENCSQDLLQHHAELTCTTTLDLTDGTITFTNNLGSGPESNPTYNVPTKMGSKLEDILMDDTLSPVGMTDPLLSSVSPGASKTSSRRSSVSMEETEHAC; the protein is encoded by the exons GTGCAGACCCACCTGGAAAACCCCACCAAGTACCACATACAGCAAGCCCAAAGGCAGCAG GGATTTTATAAGTTTGAAGAGCAAAACAGGGCGGAGAGCGAGTGCCCAAGCCTGAATGCTCATTCCCGAGCATCGTGTATGCAG ATGGATGATGTAATTGATGACATCATTAGCCTGGAATCAAGTTATAATGAAGAAATCCTGGGCCTGATGGATCCTGCCTTGCAAATGGCAAATACG TTACCTGTCTCTGGAAACTTGATAGACCTGTACAGCAACCAAGGCCTGCCGCCCCCAGGCCTCACCATCAGCAACTCCTGTCCTGCCAACCTTCCCAACATAAAAAGAGAGCTCACAG AGTCTGAAGCAAGAGCATTGGCTAAAGAGAGGCAAAAAAAGGACAATCACAATTTGA TTGAACGAAGAAGAAGATTTAACATAAATGACCGCATTAAAGAACTAGGTACTCTGATCCCCAAGTCAAATGACCC GGACATGCGCTGGAACAAGGGAACCATTTTAAAGGCATCTGTGGACTATATCCGAAAGCTACAGCGAGAACAGCAACGTGCAAAAGAACTTGAAAACCGCCAGAAAAAGCTGGAGCACGCCAACCGGCATTTGTTGCTCAGAATACAG GAGCTTGAGATGCAGGCTCGAGCTCATGGACTTTCCCTTCTCCCATCCACGGGTCTCTGCTCTCCGGATTTGGTGACTCGGATCATCAAGCAAGAGCCTGTTCTTGAGAACTGCAGTCAAGACCTGCTGCAGCACCATGCAGAGCTGACTTGTACGACTACCCTTGATCTCACAGATGGTACCATCACCTTCACCAACAACCTCGGGTCTGGGCCTGAGAGCAACCCAACCTATAACGTGCCCACAAAGATGGGATCCAAACTGGAAGACATCCTGATGGACGATACACTCTCCCCTGTTGGCATGACTGACCCACTCCtatcctcagtttccccaggagCTTCCAAAACAAGCAGCCGGAGGAGCAGTGTGAGCATGGAAGAAACTGAGCATGCATGTTAG
- the Mitf gene encoding microphthalmia-associated transcription factor isoform X16, translating to MSCHQCPGAAHPTAPWPCSHLTPTVKKRDFISLKSKTGRRASAQMDDVIDDIISLESSYNEEILGLMDPALQMANTLPVSGNLIDLYSNQGLPPPGLTISNSCPANLPNIKRELTACIFPTESEARALAKERQKKDNHNLIERRRRFNINDRIKELGTLIPKSNDPDMRWNKGTILKASVDYIRKLQREQQRAKELENRQKKLEHANRHLLLRIQELEMQARAHGLSLLPSTGLCSPDLVTRIIKQEPVLENCSQDLLQHHAELTCTTTLDLTDGTITFTNNLGSGPESNPTYNVPTKMGSKLEDILMDDTLSPVGMTDPLLSSVSPGASKTSSRRSSVSMEETEHAC from the exons ATGTCATGCCACCAGTGCCCGGGAGCAGCGCACCCAACAGCCCCATGGCCATGCTCACACTTAACTCCAACTGTGAAAAAGAG GGATTTTATAAGTTTGAAGAGCAAAACAGGGCGGAGAGCGAGTGCCCAA ATGGATGATGTAATTGATGACATCATTAGCCTGGAATCAAGTTATAATGAAGAAATCCTGGGCCTGATGGATCCTGCCTTGCAAATGGCAAATACG TTACCTGTCTCTGGAAACTTGATAGACCTGTACAGCAACCAAGGCCTGCCGCCCCCAGGCCTCACCATCAGCAACTCCTGTCCTGCCAACCTTCCCAACATAAAAAGAGAGCTCACAG CGTGTATTTTTCCCACAGAGTCTGAAGCAAGAGCATTGGCTAAAGAGAGGCAAAAAAAGGACAATCACAATTTGA TTGAACGAAGAAGAAGATTTAACATAAATGACCGCATTAAAGAACTAGGTACTCTGATCCCCAAGTCAAATGACCC GGACATGCGCTGGAACAAGGGAACCATTTTAAAGGCATCTGTGGACTATATCCGAAAGCTACAGCGAGAACAGCAACGTGCAAAAGAACTTGAAAACCGCCAGAAAAAGCTGGAGCACGCCAACCGGCATTTGTTGCTCAGAATACAG GAGCTTGAGATGCAGGCTCGAGCTCATGGACTTTCCCTTCTCCCATCCACGGGTCTCTGCTCTCCGGATTTGGTGACTCGGATCATCAAGCAAGAGCCTGTTCTTGAGAACTGCAGTCAAGACCTGCTGCAGCACCATGCAGAGCTGACTTGTACGACTACCCTTGATCTCACAGATGGTACCATCACCTTCACCAACAACCTCGGGTCTGGGCCTGAGAGCAACCCAACCTATAACGTGCCCACAAAGATGGGATCCAAACTGGAAGACATCCTGATGGACGATACACTCTCCCCTGTTGGCATGACTGACCCACTCCtatcctcagtttccccaggagCTTCCAAAACAAGCAGCCGGAGGAGCAGTGTGAGCATGGAAGAAACTGAGCATGCATGTTAG